In one Candidatus Babeliales bacterium genomic region, the following are encoded:
- a CDS encoding DUF4097 family beta strand repeat-containing protein gives MNKNVYIILLVIISAYIITTDCNAELNFKKIKSFFSGTMLEKVEQKELPALSIDAVAINNTNGSITIKTGPQKLLVVKTTMRSKKQTDLDNMEILFDSSKNNHLAIRTQYNGKKITGSVEYELIIPKSLDVSLTLTGNGNAFIKDVHGIIDVVANDTITITNTKKLVSAQTLKKGSIYITNSLGPVEARSHYGDIHGENIADSFYAHSTTGKVNIAYKKLPSTSSINLKTTSGNIMLALPTDTNAEIRGHTTHGVLLSELPITLRSFTTQLNKPAWNKFKQEVDGTLGSGEATIMVHSTKGNVKITETKTT, from the coding sequence ATGAATAAAAATGTGTACATAATCCTTTTAGTTATAATCAGCGCTTATATCATTACAACCGATTGCAACGCAGAATTGAACTTCAAAAAAATAAAATCTTTTTTTAGTGGTACCATGCTAGAAAAAGTTGAACAAAAAGAGCTTCCTGCTTTATCGATTGATGCTGTCGCAATTAACAATACCAACGGGTCGATTACCATAAAAACAGGTCCACAAAAATTATTGGTTGTAAAAACAACAATGCGCTCAAAAAAACAAACTGATCTTGATAATATGGAAATTCTTTTTGATTCAAGCAAAAACAATCATCTTGCAATTAGAACACAATATAATGGCAAAAAAATCACTGGGTCAGTGGAATATGAACTTATTATCCCCAAATCGCTTGATGTTTCCTTAACACTCACCGGAAACGGTAATGCGTTTATAAAAGATGTGCATGGCATAATTGATGTTGTTGCCAATGATACTATTACCATAACAAACACAAAAAAATTAGTATCCGCGCAAACACTTAAAAAAGGATCTATATATATCACCAATTCATTGGGACCAGTGGAAGCACGTTCACATTATGGAGATATACATGGCGAAAATATTGCGGATAGCTTTTATGCACATTCAACAACAGGAAAGGTCAATATTGCGTATAAAAAACTTCCTTCGACAAGCTCCATCAATCTTAAAACAACATCAGGAAATATTATGCTTGCGCTACCAACAGATACTAATGCCGAAATCCGCGGACACACAACCCATGGCGTTCTTTTATCTGAACTTCCAATTACACTGAGATCTTTTACAACTCAACTCAACAAACCAGCGTGGAATAAATTTAAACAAGAAGTTGATGGCACACTTGGTTCTGGCGAGGCAACAATTATGGTGCA